The following coding sequences lie in one Candidatus Eisenbacteria bacterium genomic window:
- a CDS encoding UbiA family prenyltransferase produces MKTLKLYWEFARPFTLIAPALGVLSGGLTAMGAGDPTPITLKRILIILIGTLMAAVLNAASNAINQIYDLTNDRINKPGRPIPSGRLSIPEARRITWVLYILSWICAAIVGVECLIIVSIASFFTYIYSVPPLRTKRNGILANVTIAIPRGVLLKVAGWSTAKSILVGGEPWIIGLVFGTFLLGASTTKDFADMKGDEADGCMTLPIRYGVRNAARMIAPFFVLPFLFIPVAMRLGWLTGVPILLYILGIVLAIWGVYTVSLILRDPDALARTENHPSWRHMYLMMFTTQVGFAVAYLAKYLVD; encoded by the coding sequence TTGAAGACATTAAAGCTCTATTGGGAATTTGCACGCCCCTTCACATTGATCGCTCCCGCTTTGGGGGTGCTTTCCGGCGGGCTCACGGCCATGGGCGCCGGGGACCCAACACCGATAACCTTGAAACGCATCCTCATCATCCTCATCGGAACCCTGATGGCGGCGGTCCTGAACGCCGCATCAAACGCCATCAACCAGATTTATGATCTGACCAATGACCGGATTAATAAACCCGGCCGTCCCATCCCCTCCGGCCGGCTCTCCATACCCGAAGCGCGGCGGATAACCTGGGTCTTATATATCCTTTCTTGGATTTGCGCCGCTATTGTCGGCGTCGAATGCCTGATCATCGTTTCCATCGCCAGCTTCTTCACCTATATCTACTCCGTTCCTCCCCTGCGAACCAAACGTAACGGCATTTTAGCCAATGTGACGATCGCCATCCCCCGCGGTGTTTTGTTGAAGGTCGCCGGATGGTCGACCGCAAAATCGATCCTGGTCGGTGGGGAGCCCTGGATCATCGGCCTTGTCTTCGGAACATTCCTCCTGGGCGCTTCGACAACCAAAGATTTCGCTGATATGAAGGGGGATGAAGCCGACGGCTGCATGACATTACCGATTCGCTATGGTGTTCGCAACGCCGCTCGAATGATCGCGCCCTTCTTCGTTCTCCCCTTCCTCTTTATCCCGGTGGCCATGCGTCTGGGATGGCTGACCGGTGTCCCCATCCTCTTGTACATCCTCGGAATCGTTCTGGCCATATGGGGCGTCTATACGGTATCACTCATCCTGCGCGACCCGGATGCTCTGGCGCGCACAGAAAATCATCCCTCCTGGCGCCACATGTATCTTATGATGTTCACGACCCAGGTGGGGTTCGCCGTCGCCTATCTGGCCAAGTATCTCGTCGATTAA
- a CDS encoding peptidyl-prolyl cis-trans isomerase, whose amino-acid sequence MSFALGRTGRHIRGWILPLGILGSLISCGTPNPIVLEVGEEQVPLSVFEQAFWEFTAKDDCPFEADTSGAKAFLEIYKDKEIMEFLASQKIPVFDAGMQDRWEGFVEDAMTRLLDRQVIADAQTISPAELKDAYEKLKTQFHLREIRIRRLETAERILSMIGQGAIFGKVAAKESDDARAKAKEGDIGWVTLGQIAPPVYDAAAGLAVGEISGVIRSSLGFHLIQLEGRRETESVRSYEESVPTLERIIRQEKTAALLIAFHDELKERYKYQLHGDEIVWLTNWLREETAAAPRGAEAMADREAKGDFTLPVMAPEDQRRIVATMTGDTLTAILYLAEMTQYPSATWPTFDSPEDVINSLEGLAISRMRLAEARRLKLDKDPNVAWLAGKKRDAIHSRQFYLRYAWGPLEPDEEECRRYYDENPGLYNSPERRSFLAYHVKDRQLAEEIGAWLRAGDAPEEIWTRARERDSTAAWTTLSGTRFYSKGESRDLDEVLFLLGKDEVSDPIPFSGGYTIARILKVEDPKLIPFDDMKQKLKNELWRDKADKYLDVLIAAARDSLPIVVHEGALSKVRLAPPEGWLFPRQVIFGDVQAPADSDM is encoded by the coding sequence ATGTCGTTTGCACTCGGCCGCACCGGCCGCCATATAAGAGGCTGGATTCTACCGCTGGGAATTCTGGGGAGCCTTATTTCCTGCGGGACTCCCAATCCCATTGTTCTGGAGGTCGGGGAAGAACAGGTCCCGTTGAGTGTCTTTGAGCAGGCTTTCTGGGAATTCACGGCAAAGGATGATTGCCCCTTTGAAGCGGATACCTCAGGCGCAAAGGCTTTTCTCGAGATTTACAAAGACAAAGAGATCATGGAGTTTCTGGCCTCGCAAAAGATTCCGGTTTTCGATGCCGGAATGCAGGATCGGTGGGAGGGTTTTGTTGAAGATGCCATGACACGCCTCCTCGATCGACAAGTGATCGCCGATGCTCAGACCATCAGTCCAGCGGAGCTTAAGGATGCCTACGAGAAATTAAAGACCCAATTCCATCTTCGCGAGATCCGGATCCGCCGTTTGGAGACGGCGGAGAGGATCCTTTCCATGATCGGCCAGGGGGCCATATTCGGCAAAGTGGCGGCCAAGGAGTCGGATGATGCCCGGGCCAAGGCCAAGGAGGGTGACATAGGCTGGGTGACCCTGGGCCAGATTGCGCCGCCCGTCTATGATGCCGCCGCCGGGCTCGCGGTGGGAGAAATCAGTGGGGTGATTCGATCCAGCCTCGGTTTCCATCTGATTCAATTGGAGGGGCGAAGGGAAACGGAGAGTGTCCGTTCCTATGAGGAGTCGGTGCCGACCCTCGAGAGAATCATCCGCCAGGAAAAAACAGCCGCCCTCCTGATCGCGTTTCATGATGAGCTGAAGGAAAGATACAAGTATCAACTTCATGGCGATGAGATTGTTTGGTTGACGAATTGGCTGCGTGAAGAGACCGCCGCGGCTCCCCGCGGGGCCGAGGCGATGGCCGACCGGGAAGCGAAGGGCGATTTTACCCTGCCGGTCATGGCTCCTGAGGATCAGCGCAGGATTGTGGCAACGATGACCGGCGATACCTTGACGGCGATTCTCTATCTGGCGGAAATGACCCAATATCCATCGGCGACATGGCCTACATTCGATTCTCCGGAAGATGTGATCAATTCACTGGAAGGCCTTGCGATCAGCAGGATGCGCTTAGCCGAAGCCCGGCGTCTCAAGCTCGATAAAGATCCCAATGTGGCCTGGCTGGCCGGTAAAAAGCGGGACGCGATTCACAGCCGGCAGTTTTACCTCCGCTATGCATGGGGACCGTTGGAGCCCGATGAGGAGGAATGCCGGCGCTATTATGATGAAAATCCCGGATTGTACAATAGTCCGGAGCGCCGCTCCTTCTTGGCCTATCATGTCAAAGATCGGCAGCTCGCCGAAGAAATCGGGGCCTGGTTGAGAGCGGGCGACGCACCGGAGGAGATATGGACCCGGGCGCGGGAGCGGGATTCCACAGCGGCTTGGACCACACTCAGCGGCACGAGGTTTTATTCAAAAGGCGAATCCCGGGATTTGGATGAAGTCCTCTTCCTCTTGGGCAAAGATGAAGTGAGCGATCCAATCCCGTTCTCCGGAGGTTATACAATTGCCCGGATCTTAAAGGTGGAAGATCCGAAGCTTATCCCGTTCGACGATATGAAGCAGAAACTCAAGAACGAACTATGGCGTGACAAGGCCGATAAGTATCTCGATGTGTTGATCGCCGCCGCCCGTGACAGCCTCCCGATTGTTGTTCATGAGGGCGCTCTATCCAAAGTCCGGCTCGCTCCACCTGAGGGATGGCTCTTTCCGCGCCAGGTCATCTTCGGTGATGTGCAGGCGCCGGCTGATTCGGATATGTAG
- a CDS encoding glycosyltransferase family 2 protein translates to METTDIKSSDSLSLFFPVYGDWGTIASMIVLADRIARDLTDDYEILAINDASPDHSDLILAELTQKYSRLRVITHPKNKGYGGAICSGFKNASKTFIFYTDGDAQYDVRELAKLWKARGGADLVNGYKIRRNDPFHRKIVGWSYHNFVKMMFRLKIRDVDCDFRLIRREIFQGFGLTENSGLICVELMTKIHRTGCQIREVPVHHHHRMHGRSQFFNIRRVARVLIDMMGLWWRVFIRKDLGPPGTFPEEPELKR, encoded by the coding sequence ATGGAAACCACTGATATCAAATCATCGGATAGCCTGAGTCTCTTCTTCCCCGTTTATGGTGATTGGGGAACGATAGCCTCAATGATCGTCCTCGCGGACCGGATCGCCCGCGACCTCACGGACGATTACGAAATCCTCGCCATCAACGACGCCAGTCCCGACCATTCCGACCTGATACTAGCGGAATTGACCCAGAAATATTCCCGCCTTCGTGTGATCACCCATCCAAAAAACAAAGGATATGGCGGCGCCATCTGCTCGGGATTTAAGAATGCCTCCAAGACCTTCATCTTCTATACCGATGGGGACGCCCAGTATGATGTTCGAGAGCTGGCCAAGCTCTGGAAGGCCCGGGGAGGTGCCGATCTTGTCAATGGGTACAAGATCCGCCGGAATGACCCATTTCATCGAAAAATCGTAGGCTGGTCCTACCACAACTTTGTTAAGATGATGTTCCGGTTAAAAATCCGCGATGTGGATTGCGATTTCCGCCTCATCCGGAGGGAGATCTTCCAGGGCTTCGGCCTGACAGAGAACTCCGGATTGATCTGTGTGGAATTGATGACAAAGATTCACAGGACGGGCTGTCAGATACGGGAGGTTCCTGTCCACCATCATCACCGGATGCACGGCCGGAGCCAATTCTTTAACATCCGGCGCGTCGCGCGGGTTCTTATCGACATGATGGGATTGTGGTGGCGGGTCTTTATCCGCAAGGACCTAGGTCCTCCGGGGACATTTCCAGAGGAACCGGAACTGAAAAGGTAA
- a CDS encoding NAD-dependent epimerase/dehydratase family protein translates to MESSSTFPFVTSPPLPADWEQLYQNRSILVTGGLGFIGSNLSLRLVELGARVTIVDSLIPDYGGNPWNVEKIKDRININIADVRDPHSIARLVQGQDIIFNLAGQVSHIDSMRDPFTDLEINCRSQLSILEACRNNNSNVKIIYAGTRQQYGKPQYLPVDEKHLVLPTDVNGINKTAGETYHILYNNVHGIRATSLRMTNTYGPRLLLKHNRQGFISVFLRTAIEKGEIKIFGTGEQLRDLNYVDDATDAFLRVGVAEWTNGEVYNLGGDEILSVAAIAQKIIKTAGAGRLSIVPFPEETRRIDIGSYYGSYQKLREAVGWRPLIDADEGFQRTVDYYRENISHYVED, encoded by the coding sequence ATGGAATCATCATCCACTTTTCCATTTGTCACCTCGCCGCCGCTCCCCGCCGATTGGGAACAACTCTATCAAAACCGCTCTATCCTCGTGACCGGCGGATTAGGATTCATCGGGTCGAATCTGAGTCTGCGACTTGTAGAGCTCGGCGCCAGGGTCACCATTGTCGATTCCCTCATTCCGGACTACGGCGGTAATCCATGGAATGTCGAAAAGATCAAAGACCGGATCAATATCAATATCGCCGACGTGAGGGATCCGCACAGTATCGCCCGTCTCGTTCAGGGGCAGGACATTATTTTCAATCTGGCCGGTCAAGTCAGCCACATCGACTCCATGAGGGATCCCTTCACGGATCTTGAAATCAACTGCCGCAGTCAGCTTTCCATACTCGAAGCCTGCCGGAACAACAATTCCAATGTAAAAATCATCTACGCCGGCACACGGCAACAATACGGAAAGCCTCAATATCTACCGGTCGATGAGAAGCACCTCGTTCTCCCCACCGATGTCAACGGTATTAACAAGACCGCAGGTGAAACCTATCACATTTTGTACAACAATGTTCACGGGATCCGCGCAACGAGCCTTCGAATGACCAATACCTACGGACCCCGCTTGCTCCTCAAGCATAACCGGCAAGGATTTATTTCCGTTTTCCTGCGCACGGCAATCGAAAAGGGAGAGATTAAAATCTTCGGTACAGGCGAGCAGCTCCGCGACCTGAACTATGTCGATGACGCGACCGACGCCTTTCTGCGGGTCGGAGTCGCCGAGTGGACAAACGGCGAAGTGTACAACCTCGGCGGTGACGAGATCCTCTCCGTCGCCGCGATCGCCCAAAAGATCATCAAAACGGCGGGCGCCGGCAGGCTGAGTATTGTTCCATTCCCCGAGGAGACACGCCGCATCGACATCGGCAGCTACTACGGATCCTACCAAAAACTCAGGGAGGCCGTGGGATGGCGGCCTCTGATCGATGCCGATGAGGGATTCCAGCGTACCGTGGATTATTATCGGGAAAACATTTCTCATTACGTTGAGGATTAA
- a CDS encoding DegT/DnrJ/EryC1/StrS family aminotransferase — translation MQVCDLKAQREELGAALDQAIRAVLDRGWYVLGEEVAGFEKEFAGYLGMRHAVGVGSGTEALHLALAAEGIGPGDDVLTTPMTAVPTVCAIALTGARPIFADVDPETALLDPVEVERRITPQTRAIIPVHLYGQCVPMDPFLELARNRGICIIEDAAQAHGATWKDRMAGTFGDYGCFSFYPTKNLGAYGDAGAVVTADDGRAERLRRLRNYGQTDRYRHVERGWNSRLDEIQAAILRVKLPHLTRWNEARRDLASRYQQNLEGSVLRPMAENPQGRSARHLFVVRVPDRDRLREALRARGIESQIHYPIPVHLQEAFSHLGYAAGDFPVAEKLAGSILSLPLYPELDPGKIIEICEAIHTILQED, via the coding sequence ATCCAGGTCTGTGATTTAAAAGCCCAGCGGGAAGAACTGGGAGCGGCCTTGGACCAGGCGATCCGGGCCGTCTTGGACCGCGGATGGTATGTGCTGGGTGAGGAAGTCGCCGGGTTTGAAAAGGAATTCGCCGGCTATCTCGGCATGCGTCATGCGGTGGGTGTCGGATCCGGAACCGAAGCCCTGCATCTGGCTTTGGCCGCGGAAGGGATCGGACCGGGGGATGACGTCCTGACAACCCCGATGACCGCGGTCCCGACGGTTTGCGCCATCGCCCTTACCGGCGCCCGCCCGATTTTTGCCGATGTCGATCCGGAAACAGCTCTTCTCGATCCCGTGGAGGTGGAACGTCGGATCACACCGCAAACCCGCGCGATCATTCCGGTTCATCTCTACGGACAATGCGTCCCGATGGACCCGTTCCTGGAACTCGCCCGGAACCGCGGGATTTGCATCATTGAAGATGCGGCCCAAGCCCATGGCGCCACCTGGAAAGATCGGATGGCCGGCACGTTCGGTGATTACGGCTGCTTCTCCTTTTATCCCACAAAAAACCTCGGAGCCTATGGGGATGCGGGCGCCGTCGTTACCGCAGACGACGGGCGCGCGGAACGTCTGCGCCGCCTCCGGAATTACGGCCAGACCGATCGATATCGACATGTGGAGAGGGGATGGAACAGCCGGCTCGATGAGATCCAGGCCGCCATCCTTCGGGTCAAACTCCCTCATCTCACTCGCTGGAATGAGGCGCGCCGAGATCTCGCGTCAAGGTATCAACAGAACCTGGAAGGATCCGTCCTCCGCCCCATGGCGGAGAACCCTCAAGGCCGGTCGGCCCGGCATCTTTTTGTTGTCCGGGTTCCCGATCGTGACCGGCTGCGGGAGGCTCTGCGCGCCAGAGGGATCGAATCACAGATCCATTACCCGATCCCGGTTCATCTCCAGGAAGCCTTTTCACACCTCGGATATGCGGCAGGAGATTTTCCTGTGGCCGAGAAACTGGCCGGGTCTATTTTAAGCCTGCCGCTCTATCCTGAATTGGATCCTGGAAAGATCATTGAGATCTGTGAAGCGATTCATACGATCTTACAGGAGGATTAA
- a CDS encoding EamA family transporter, whose translation MVSGSTLRALGLLLIAILFTVTGELFLKHGMNRIGIVQFSNFLPTMGRIVRTPVILIGFTSIGVGAVFWLAVISRVNLSFAYPMLSVGYILILIFSALILKEDVSLLRWIGAVVICLGVYLITRS comes from the coding sequence ATGGTTTCCGGCAGCACACTTCGCGCCCTGGGCCTTCTTCTGATCGCCATTCTTTTTACCGTTACGGGAGAACTTTTTCTCAAACATGGGATGAATCGCATCGGTATTGTACAATTTTCAAACTTTCTGCCCACCATGGGACGGATCGTAAGGACGCCGGTCATTCTCATCGGTTTCACGTCCATCGGCGTCGGGGCCGTCTTCTGGCTTGCCGTTATCAGCCGCGTGAATCTCTCCTTTGCCTATCCCATGCTTTCTGTGGGGTACATTCTGATTCTCATCTTTTCGGCCCTCATCCTGAAGGAGGATGTATCCCTACTGAGATGGATCGGGGCCGTGGTCATTTGCCTGGGCGTCTATCTCATCACGCGCAGTTAA
- a CDS encoding class I SAM-dependent methyltransferase, which produces MERLEYHRMFEAEESFWWYRSLRRTMLTLLDPYLPEEGGWRILDAGCGTGGFLIKLSHWGRIIGMDVAPLALELAKRRGSWDLIQGGVQSVPVASESMDLVVSMDVLYHKEVPDDREALAELVRCLRPGGWLCLNLPAFNWLKSSHDIAIHTARRYTRKDLSDLLSSQPLHVHRLTHWNMFLFPLAVMVRLLRTTRHEDSSDVRPLPQLLNNTLESILKIESKILARADLPIGLSVAAVAQKLPAGGTRS; this is translated from the coding sequence ATGGAACGACTTGAATACCATCGGATGTTTGAGGCTGAAGAGAGCTTCTGGTGGTATCGATCTTTGCGGCGCACCATGCTCACTCTCCTGGATCCTTATCTCCCGGAAGAGGGGGGTTGGCGGATACTCGATGCCGGCTGCGGAACCGGCGGGTTTCTCATTAAACTTTCCCATTGGGGCCGGATCATCGGAATGGACGTGGCCCCTCTGGCATTGGAACTGGCAAAGCGCCGCGGTTCTTGGGATCTGATTCAAGGCGGCGTGCAATCCGTGCCGGTGGCCTCGGAAAGTATGGATTTGGTTGTTTCCATGGATGTGCTTTATCACAAGGAAGTACCCGACGACAGAGAAGCTCTCGCGGAGCTGGTCCGGTGTCTGCGGCCCGGCGGATGGCTTTGCCTCAACCTGCCGGCATTCAACTGGCTGAAATCATCCCACGATATTGCGATTCATACGGCCCGGCGTTATACAAGAAAGGATCTGTCTGATCTTCTCTCATCGCAGCCGCTTCATGTTCACCGATTGACGCACTGGAATATGTTTCTTTTCCCGCTGGCGGTCATGGTCCGTTTGCTGCGAACGACACGCCATGAAGATTCATCCGATGTCCGGCCCCTGCCGCAGCTGCTGAATAACACCCTGGAATCCATCCTGAAAATCGAATCAAAAATTCTCGCGCGCGCCGATCTTCCGATCGGACTTTCCGTCGCCGCCGTGGCTCAAAAGCTCCCAGCAGGGGGGACGCGATCATGA
- a CDS encoding tetratricopeptide repeat protein, with protein MDKANRRWIPWLGVLLAAAAVIPFLSTLGHDFTWDDHTIIERNPGTDPGTPLAESLLAPYWPPPRESGLYRPIPILTYRLGRTLWGLHPAGFHALNILLHLLTTLALFRLLLYLFSSKDLFPAAAASFLFAVHPLHTEAIAGIVGTSELWAALWGILAAFFWIRASRKAPRYTLLLAWLCWILALASKESSAGWLLIGLAYRIGLLPRMEGSTIRSRRFLDTGMVLIFFGFLLLRAHVLGSIIGLSPPSLVDNPLVNLSLIERIPAAAGLWLKGFFRLLWPFHLMPDASFAQTRPAITLPLDIIATALLLGITLTAMFRGRRGELWAWGWIAGIATQSLTMNILFPIGTCYAERLFYTPSAGYLVALVSLAAAAGRRFHLPTPTLRHPALWIPVAGWVILLGVLSHRQARIWADDLTLFQYAARVAPKSVKAQTNLAVQEWHREDLDAAEKSVRRALEIKADYPAADLLMARIENKRGEQEGALQRVRETLATEPQYMEGWVFLGGLYIERDELAEALSAYTRAHQIDPGAIDPRVGIASAYAGLKRWSEALPWWEEAHRLDPGRQDLLYPYGVTLWREGRPDEAQVIWREALAGGNRDPEMLNDFAWLLLERKQDLEMAEGMAREAVRERDDPNFVDTLVRLLVARGRAAAADSLVRAAESSGIGPEWTGRWKDLLTAPPR; from the coding sequence ATGGATAAGGCAAACCGGCGCTGGATTCCCTGGCTTGGCGTTCTGCTCGCGGCCGCCGCCGTTATCCCCTTCCTATCCACCCTGGGTCATGATTTCACTTGGGATGATCACACGATCATCGAGAGGAACCCGGGCACGGATCCCGGAACGCCCCTTGCAGAAAGTCTCCTGGCTCCGTATTGGCCTCCTCCAAGAGAATCCGGCCTCTACCGTCCGATTCCCATCCTGACCTATCGGCTCGGCCGAACCCTCTGGGGTCTCCATCCGGCCGGCTTTCACGCCCTCAACATTCTCCTCCACTTGCTGACCACCCTCGCCCTCTTTCGATTGCTCCTCTATCTTTTCTCGTCCAAAGATCTTTTCCCGGCCGCGGCGGCATCTTTTCTTTTCGCCGTTCACCCCCTTCATACCGAGGCGATTGCAGGGATCGTCGGAACCTCCGAACTCTGGGCGGCCCTCTGGGGAATTCTAGCCGCCTTCTTCTGGATCCGCGCCTCGCGCAAGGCGCCCCGGTATACCCTTTTACTGGCGTGGCTTTGTTGGATCCTCGCCCTCGCCAGCAAAGAGAGTTCGGCCGGCTGGCTTCTCATCGGTCTTGCCTACCGCATCGGCCTTCTGCCCCGGATGGAAGGTTCCACAATTCGTTCCCGGAGATTCTTGGATACCGGAATGGTCCTTATCTTTTTCGGATTCTTACTTCTCAGAGCCCATGTCCTGGGTAGCATTATCGGACTCTCTCCCCCCTCGCTCGTGGACAATCCCCTTGTCAATCTCTCCCTCATCGAACGGATCCCCGCCGCCGCGGGTCTCTGGCTGAAGGGTTTCTTCCGCCTCCTTTGGCCGTTCCACTTGATGCCGGATGCCTCTTTTGCGCAGACGAGACCGGCGATCACGCTGCCCCTCGATATCATCGCCACGGCGCTCCTCCTCGGCATCACCCTGACCGCGATGTTCCGAGGCCGGAGGGGAGAGTTGTGGGCCTGGGGATGGATTGCAGGGATCGCAACTCAATCTTTGACCATGAACATCCTTTTCCCCATCGGAACCTGTTATGCCGAGAGACTCTTTTATACCCCTTCCGCCGGTTATCTGGTCGCCTTGGTTTCCTTGGCCGCCGCGGCGGGACGGCGTTTTCATCTCCCCACTCCCACACTGCGGCATCCCGCCCTTTGGATACCGGTGGCCGGATGGGTGATTCTCCTCGGCGTCCTCTCCCACCGGCAGGCCCGGATCTGGGCCGATGACCTGACCCTCTTTCAATATGCGGCGCGCGTCGCCCCGAAGAGCGTGAAAGCTCAAACGAATTTGGCCGTGCAGGAATGGCATCGGGAAGACCTGGATGCCGCCGAAAAGTCTGTCAGAAGGGCTCTCGAAATAAAGGCTGATTATCCAGCCGCCGACCTTCTAATGGCCCGGATTGAAAATAAGCGGGGTGAACAAGAGGGAGCCCTCCAGCGGGTTCGGGAAACCCTAGCCACAGAACCCCAATATATGGAAGGATGGGTATTCTTGGGTGGTCTCTATATCGAGCGGGATGAATTGGCGGAAGCCCTCTCAGCCTACACCAGGGCCCATCAAATTGATCCCGGGGCGATCGATCCGCGTGTCGGCATCGCTTCAGCCTATGCGGGCCTGAAGCGTTGGAGCGAGGCCTTGCCCTGGTGGGAAGAGGCCCACCGGCTCGACCCCGGGCGACAGGACCTCCTCTACCCCTACGGCGTCACCCTCTGGCGGGAGGGGCGGCCGGATGAAGCCCAAGTGATTTGGAGGGAGGCCTTGGCCGGCGGAAATCGAGATCCTGAAATGCTCAATGATTTCGCCTGGCTGCTGCTCGAGAGGAAACAGGATCTGGAGATGGCGGAGGGGATGGCGCGCGAAGCCGTTCGAGAGCGGGACGATCCCAATTTTGTCGATACCCTGGTGCGTCTCCTCGTGGCCCGCGGGCGGGCCGCGGCCGCCGACTCGCTTGTCCGGGCGGCCGAATCATCCGGTATCGGCCCCGAGTGGACCGGCCGCTGGAAGGATTTACTCACCGCGCCGCCTCGTTAG